In Parasteatoda tepidariorum isolate YZ-2023 chromosome 2, CAS_Ptep_4.0, whole genome shotgun sequence, one DNA window encodes the following:
- the LOC122269298 gene encoding uncharacterized protein — protein MKKLDNDIHSLLADSDYDNDIIQCEEYVDNAELAFFKAKKFGSRTNFEFNTFQSPEVTVSQIPVTQVPVMQLPVSQSHTVKLPTIKLDTFRGDIEQWQCFWEQFKSSIDDNNSLSLIDKHVFLRGYLEDEPRRLVDGISVSASTYETTKALLQNRYGDKNRIIQAHLDFLENISPIRNPTPIALNEVFIECNRRLNALTALGEDINAYGRVLAPKILRAFPDDICRRWIIYAKREKISEGDMNKLVQYLSEEVEGALTTLKIRGEQNFDYTFKTSTAALHVNSKKINQTKKPSPFCPFCEINGHWPQDCTNITDIDTRIQKLKTSGRCFLCTNRGHSIKNCLRKDKAFCIRCKKKHHVSICRNNSSNQPSHSISTNNIDTRTPNFTHLQTARVYITGPTGITKLTRCILDCGSQTSFIHSHLVDYLKLDVISSDSLEIHAFESSSNQAQSRRKVRFKLSSIWNQSEIYLHAFESPNRYAVHPSVPLEIASMAHKKKFKLADPNDTLQDMPIEVLIGADFYWTVVNSEIPFRLSETIVLIPSIFGWILSGSRSHTSVASLSSVHNISITSPYILDDQVRKFWDLDTLGIKAMQDKEMSIRNSEILEDFRSSYEVLENRRVVRLPWKKDVTLSSNNYHVASKRFNTLCKKLQTDPSLKEMYVTLMEDYIDKRQVEIAPENHDKEEKSYYIPHHVVIKEKNAEIKGRIVFDASSHTPGHPSLNDALEQGPNLLPEILATLLRFRLHKQAIISDGSQAFLQLTLWEKDRCATKFLWFKTRKNDDGHLQLENEIVIYQFTRLPFGLTSSPFLLSATLDELCCMYSNIYPTAAKHLKGNIFMDDFVVGVDSEIEAKTLFHEMQELTSLISLPLAKWSTNSQVLKNEWKKEKIKFKNKWLCGIEWDELLPPSIASRWSKWITDLPHLNNIRIPRWIGISSADVTIHVFCDASERAYGIVLYVRFAEDTKFHVRMVCSRNRLSPLKRITLPRLELLAALLGARLLHYFCTETKLDRNTATLWSDSTVALNWIQGDPNRWKAFVCNRTSEILNYTNPTQWRHCPSNENPADHLSRGVAPTERKSLDLWWLGPTWLTQSSKFWPSKQLSYANPDIHAELRKPASQSLLITSYQPLIDISRFSSYMKLLRVTAWIFRFLYNCRSKQPISIDLTCDELNTAKNYWILTVQNRFNPFFQENLIRFGGRLQFASLKNEQKHPLLLDGSHPFVHLFIYYTHVKLHHLGVQIVLSEIRSNFWIIRGREAIKRVLCKCLPCKLSQASRSQQIEALLPRDRITPCLPFTTIGIDFAGPLYVRNLKPLNTAYIALFTCSTTRAVHIELVSDLTTDKFLMALKRFVGRRGIPHTIYTDNATTFHAANKELSILWDNLTSSKVQQYYAQTGIKWKFIVAQAAWWGGWWERLIGLTKRCLQKSLGRTLLDEEGLSTALVGVEAALNCRPLVYEQGNDDPEETLTPSHFLTGKRLTTIPSQPEASSRNLTKLYKQQQDLLDAFWKKWSKDYLLQLRSFHQVRNVQKSSHVRVGDVVLLHEDVRPRHTWKRALLTGLIKERDGKVRTCTLRSDGKEISRPVQLIIPLEVDQSGEDVPDASA, from the exons atgaagaaattgGATAATGACATACATAGTTTATTAGCAGATAGTGATTATGACAATGATATTATTCAATGTGAAGAATACGTGGATAATGCCGAGCTCGCtttctttaaagcaaaaaaatttggtagtagaactaattttgaatttaatacgTTCCAATCGCCAGAAGTAACCGTTTCTCAAATACCTGTTACACAAGTACCCGTTATGCAATTACCCGTTTCTCAATCTCACACAGTGAAACTTCCTACTATTAAACTCGATACTTTTCGAGGTGATATTGAACAATGGCAGTGTTTCTGGGAACAATTTAAATCTTCTATTGACGATAATAATAGTCTATCATTAATTGATAAACATGTGTTTTTGCGAGGATATTTAGAAGATGAACCAAGACGGTTAGTCGACGGAATCAGTGTTAGTGCCAGCACATATGAAACTACAAAAGCTCTTCTTCAAAACCGATATGGCgacaaaaacagaataattcAAGCCCATTTAgactttttggaaaatatttcgcCAATACGTAATCCCACTCCTATTGCATTGAATGAAGTATTTATAGAATGCAACAGAAGACTAAACGCTTTAACGGCTTTAGGAGAGGATATCAACGCTTACGGGCGAGTTTTAGCTCCAAAAATTTTACGTGCCTTTCCGGATGATATTTGTCGCCGATGGATCATTTACgcaaaaagagagaaaatatcTGAAGGTGATATGAATAAACTAGTGCAATATTTATCTGAAGAAGTAGAAGGTGCTCTCACAACACTAAAAATTCGAGGTGAGCAAAACTTTGATTACACATTTAAAACATCTACAGCAGCCTTGCATGTGAATTCTAAAAAGATTAACCAGACTAAAAAACCATCTCCATTTTGCCCCTTCTGTGAAATTAACGGTCACTGGCCGCAAGATTGTACGAATATAACTGATATTGATACTCgaatccaaaaattaaaaacctctGGTAGATGCTTCCTGTGTACTAATCGTGGccatagtataaaaaattgccTTCGCAAAGATAAAGCGTTCTGCATAAGATGCAAAAAGAAGCACCATGTCTCTATTTGTAGAAACAACAGTTCAAATCAACCTAGCCACTCTATTTCTACAAATAACATAGATACTCGTACACCTAATTTTACTCACTTACAGACTGCTCGAGTATATATAACTGGCCCAACTGGCATTACTAAGCTTACAAGATGCATTTTAGATTGTGGAAGTCAAACCAGTTTCATTCATTCACATCTTGTAGACTACCTAAAATTAGATGTTATTAGCTCTGATTCACTTGAAATTCATGCATTCGAATCATCATCAAATCAGGCTCAATCGAGACGAAAAGTAAGATTTAAACTATCAAGTATTTGGAATCAGTCAGAAATTTATCTACATGCATTTGAAAGTCCTAATAGATATGCAGTTCATCCATCAGTTCCATTAGAGATTGCTTCTATGGctcacaagaaaaaatttaagcttgCTGACCCGAATGACACTCTGCAAGACATGCCTATTGAAGTTTTGATTGGCGCAGATTTTTACTGGACGGTGGTGAATTCTGAGATTCCTTTCAGACTTTCGGAAACAATTGTGCTCATTCCATCAATCTTTGGCTGGATTTTGTCTGGATCCAGATCTCATACATCTGTCGCTTCTTTATCGTCAGTTCATAATATCAGCATCACATCACCATATATTTTGGATGATCAAGTTAGGAAATTCTGGGACTTAGATACTTTAGGTATTAAAGCCATGCAAGACAAAGAAATGTCCATTCGCAATTCTGAAATATTGGAAGACTTTCGAAGCTCTTATGAAGTCCTAGAAAATCGTCGTGTTGTTAGATTACCTTGGAAGAAAGACGTTACTCTTTCTTCAAATAACTATCACGTAGCATCAAAACGCTTCAATACATTGTGCAAGAAGCTCCAAACAGATCCTAGCTTAAAGGAAATGTATGTTACACTCATGGAAGATTACATAGACAAAAGGCAAGTTGAAATAGCACCGGAAAATCAtgataaggaagaaaaaagctATTACATACCCCATCATGTAGTCATTAAAGAGAAGAACGCAGAAATTAAGGGACGAATAGTGTTCGACGCCTCTTCTCACACACCAGGCCATCCATCATTAAACGATGCTCTAGAACAAGGTCCCAACTTACTTCCAGAAATTTTAGCCACTTTATTACGATTTCGTCTTCACAAACAAGCAATTATTAGCGATGGAAGTCAGGCTTTCTTACAATTAACTTTGTGGGAAAAAGACAGATGTGCTACTAAGTTTCTATGGTTCAAAACTAGGAAAAATGATGATGGGCATTTGCAGCTAGAGAATGAAATTGTGATCTATCAATTTACACGTTTACCCTTTGGATTAACCAGCAGCCCATTCCTTCTTTCAGCTACACTTGACGAATTATGCTGCATGTACTCCAACATTTATCCCACAGCAGCTAAACATCTAAAAGGCAATATTTTCATGGATGATTTCGTTGTGGGAGTTGATTCAGAAATCGAAGCGAAGACCCTATTTCACGAAATGCAAGAACTCACGAGTCTTATAAGCCTTCCCTTAGCGAAATGGAGTACCAACTCACAAGTTTTGAAAAACGaatggaagaaagaaaaaataaagtttaaaa ATAAATGGCTATGCGGTATTGAATGGGACGAACTCTTACCCCCATCTATCGCATCAAGGTGGTCAAAATGGATTACAGACTTACCACATTTAAACAACATTCGAATCCCCAGATGGATTGGAATATCTTCTGCTGATGTTACCATTCATGTATTCTGCGATGCTTCGGAACGTGCTTACGGAATAGTGCTATATGTACGATTCGCAGAAGATACTAAATTTCATGTTCGAATGGTTTGCAGTCGTAATAGACTTTCTCCTCTGAAAAGAATAACACTTCCCCGCTTAGAGCTGTTAGCCGCATTATTGGGTGCTCGATTACTCCATTATTTTTGTACAGAAACTAAACTGGATAGAAACACAGCGACACTTTGGAGTGACTCAACAGTTGCTTTAAATTGGATACAAGGTGATCCAAATCGTTGGAAAGCCTTTGTCTGTAACCGAACGAGCGAAATTCTCAATTACACAAATCCAACACAATGGCGGCATTGCCCTAGCAATGAAAATCCTGCCGACCACTTGTCTCGTGGTGTTGCACCAACAGAGCGTAAATCATTGGATCTTTGGTGGCTAGGACCAACCTGGCTAACACAATCATCAAAGTTTTGGCCTTCAAAACAACTGAGTTACGCTAATCCAGATATTCATGCTGAACTACGTAAACCAGCTTCTCAATCTTTATTGATAACTTCTTACCAACCTCTTATTGATATATCGCGCTTCAGCTCATATATGAAACTTCTTAGAGTTACAGCATGGATATTTCGTTTCTTGTATAACTGTCGATCCAAACAACCCATTTCTATTGACCTCACATGTGATGAGCTTAACACAGCAAAAAACTATTGGATTCTTACAGTGCAAAA cCGTTTCAACccattttttcaagaaaatctcATACGATTTGGAGGCAGATTACAGTTCGCATCGCtcaaaaatgagcaaaaacaCCCTTTGCTTCTTGATGGATCTCATCCTTTTGTACATCTTTTCATATACTACACACACGTGAAGCTTCATCACTTAGGTGTTCAAATAGTACTTTCAGAAATTCGTTCTAACTTCTGGATAATACGAGGACGTGAAGCCATTAAACGAGTGCTCTGTAAATGTCTACCTTGTAAACTCTCACAGGCATCTAGAAGTCAACAAATCGAAGCTCTTTTACCAAGGGACAGAATTACACCTTGCCTTCCATTTACTACTATTGGCATAGACTTCGCTGGCCCACTTTATGTTCGTAACTTGAAACCTTTAAATACAGCCTATATCGCACTTTTCACTTGCTCAACTACTCGTGCTGTACATATTGAACTAGTCTCTGATCTCACTACTGACAAATTTCTCATGGCCTTAAAAAGATTTGTAGGCAGAAGAGGAATCCCTCATACAATATACACTGACAACGCCACTACCTTCCATGCCGCTAATAAAGAGCTATCCATTTTATGGGACAACTTAACATCGTCAAAAGTTCAGCAATATTATGCCCAGACGGGAATTAAGTGGAAATTTATTGTTGCACAAGCGGCTTGGTGGGGAGGATGGTGGGAACGTTTGATCGGACTAACAAAAAGATGTTTGCAAAAATCTCTTGGTCGAACCTTGTTAGATGAAGAAGGTCTTTCTACAGCATTAGTTGGTGTTGAAGCCGCATTAAATTGTCGACCGTTAGTTTATGAACAAGGAAATGATGATCCTGAAGAAACATTAACACCATCCCATTTTCTTACCGGTAAAAGACTTACAACCATACCTTCACAGCCTGAAGCATCTAGTAGAAATCTGACAAAATTGTACAAGCAACAACAGGATTTATTAGACGCATTTTGGAAGAAATGGTCTAAGGACTATCTATTGCAATTAAGATCTTTCCACCAAGTTCGTAACGTTCAAAAATCATCTCATGTTCGTGTTGGAGACGTAGTATTACTCCACGAAGATGTAAGACCACGACATACGTGGAAAAGAGCATTGTTAACCGGACTAATTAAAGAACGCGATGGAAAAGTCCGCACTTGTACTTTACGATCTGATGGCAAGGAAATATCCCGACCTGTTCAACTGATCATTCCTCTTGAGGTTGATCAGAGTGGGGAGGATGTTCCAGACGCAAGTGCGTGA
- the LOC107453079 gene encoding uncharacterized protein, translating into MIRENEDNNILRCRQLFHQYIVVKIESERLRYIKFNQAKLRSEEYIHLRDAIIGNVDATNDINNIGYILPSSYIGSPRHMQEYIQDAMTYVSAYGRPDLFITFMCNPNWDEIKNLLLSGQTSMHRHDIIARVFKQKFKSLMKLITHHSVFGETYSVEWQKRGLPHAHILIWLVDKVRPEVIDKIISAEIPNSNADQELFDIVTTNMIQCPRGSLNMMSPCTDKGKCTKRFPKPSQTDTITNIDGYPSYRRRDVDNGSQSYELRLSNGVRVDIYNRWVVPYSPLLCKTYKAHINVELFSSVKSIKYLCKYVNKGSGKAIFAVQNVNKNDEITHYQMGRYISSNEAI; encoded by the coding sequence ATGATTCGTGAAAATGAAGATAATAACATTCTCCGATGCAGACAGCTATTTCATCAGTACATTGTTGTAAAAATCGAAAGTGAGAGATTgcgttatataaaatttaatcaagcgAAACTTCGTTCTGAGGAGTACATTCACTTGCGTGACGCCATAATCGGTAACGTAGATGCAACAAATGATATCAACAACATCGGATATATTCTTCCATCATCATACATTGGTAGTCCGCGTCATATGCAAGAATATATTCAAGACGCCATGACTTACGTAAGCGCATACGGCCGACCAGatctttttatcacatttatgtGTAATCCAAACtgggatgaaattaaaaatttgctgctATCAGGTCAAACATCGATGCATCGCCATGATATCATTGCACGTgtgttcaaacaaaaatttaaatctctgATGAAATTGATTACGCATCACTCGGTATTTGGTGAAACTTATTCTGTTGAATGGCAAAAACGAGGTTTACCTCATGCGCATATTTTGATTTGGTTGGTGGACAAAGTACGCCCAGAAGtaattgacaaaattatttcagcGGAAATTCCAAATTCGAATGCTGATCAAGAATTGTTTGATATTGTGACTACTAATATGATCCAATGTCCACGTGGTTCTCTCAATATGATGTCACCATGTACGGATAAGGGAAAATGTACGAAACGTTTTCCTAAACCAAGTCAAACTGACACTATCACCAATATCGATGGTTATCCATCTTACCGTCGTAGAGATGTAGACAATGGCAGTCAATCATATGAATTGCGTCTATCAAACGGTGTAAGAGTTGACATCTATAATCGCTGGGTGGTTCCATACTCGCCATTGCTGTGCAAAACCTATAAAGCACACATAAACGTTGAGTTATTCAGTTCGGTGAAGTCTATCAAGTACCTTTGTAAGTACGTTAATAAGGGCAGTGGTAAAGCTATATTTGctgttcaaaatgtaaataagaatGACGAAATAACACATTATCAAATGGGACGATACATAAGTAGTAATGAAGCTATTTAG